A stretch of the Filimonas lacunae genome encodes the following:
- a CDS encoding glycosyltransferase family 4 protein, giving the protein MQLKRIVAVHLLNDFSGSPLVLQQILEVASEHSQVHVFTATPSGTGVLSNIPGVQYHSVYYRWHARKWLTLLYFMWAQVTLFGRLLCFLRASDTVYINTLLPFGAALAAVCRRCRIIYHVHEVSIQPRLLKQLLVTVARITADMLVFVSEYVKQQFRFPEHKTTVIYNALPERFTSQAMQMQQGKAKEPFTVVMLCSLKKYKGVYQFITVAQQMPHIHFMLVLNAQAAEVQAFRQATAAPANCEIYPVQANPLPFYSRAHLVVNFSLPDTWIETFGMTILEGMYCGLPAIVPPVGGVTELVQNGEQGIYADARDCYSLTRYIALLATSDSLYYTLASAARERAQHFSQQRFSSAIRQLLGHSEGVAC; this is encoded by the coding sequence ATGCAATTGAAAAGAATAGTAGCCGTACACCTGCTTAACGATTTTAGTGGCAGTCCGCTGGTGTTACAGCAAATACTGGAAGTAGCCAGCGAACATAGCCAGGTACATGTGTTTACTGCCACCCCATCCGGCACAGGTGTATTAAGCAATATACCAGGGGTGCAATACCATAGTGTTTATTACCGGTGGCATGCCCGTAAGTGGCTAACCCTGCTGTATTTTATGTGGGCACAGGTTACCCTGTTTGGCAGGCTGTTATGTTTTTTGCGTGCCAGCGATACGGTATACATCAACACGCTGCTGCCTTTTGGGGCAGCACTGGCTGCCGTTTGCCGGCGATGCCGTATTATTTACCATGTACATGAAGTAAGCATACAGCCACGCCTGTTAAAGCAATTGCTGGTAACCGTAGCACGCATAACCGCCGATATGCTGGTATTTGTGTCGGAATATGTAAAACAGCAGTTCCGCTTTCCCGAACACAAAACAACGGTGATCTATAATGCTTTACCCGAAAGGTTTACAAGCCAAGCCATGCAAATGCAGCAAGGTAAAGCAAAAGAGCCGTTTACCGTAGTAATGCTGTGTTCCTTAAAAAAATACAAAGGAGTTTACCAGTTTATAACAGTGGCGCAGCAAATGCCCCATATACATTTTATGCTGGTGCTGAATGCGCAGGCGGCCGAAGTGCAGGCATTCCGCCAGGCTACCGCAGCGCCGGCTAACTGCGAAATATACCCGGTGCAGGCCAATCCGCTTCCCTTTTATAGCAGGGCACACCTGGTAGTAAATTTTTCGCTACCCGATACCTGGATAGAAACCTTTGGAATGACAATATTAGAAGGCATGTATTGCGGTTTGCCTGCTATAGTGCCCCCCGTGGGTGGCGTTACAGAACTGGTGCAGAATGGAGAACAAGGTATTTATGCAGATGCTCGCGACTGCTATAGCCTTACCCGTTATATAGCCTTGCTGGCCACCAGTGATAGCCTGTACTATACCCTGGCATCTGCAGCCCGTGAAAGGGCACAACATTTCTCGCAACAAAGGTTTAGCAGTGCTATCAGGCAGTTACTGGGGCATAGTGAAGGAGTAGCCTGCTAG
- a CDS encoding DUF1972 domain-containing protein gives MKKKNVAIIGTVGLPANYGGFETLAEHLVEQLSATCNLSVYCSGKKYPKEKRTGSYKGARLIYLPWEANGIQSIVYDSISILHALWYADVLLILGVSGGFLLPFIKLFSRKKIIISIDGIEWKRNKWSKAARLYLWAAEWMAVKFSHADISDNEAIQDYTAIRYKTLSNIVEYGADHCLAVKPEKEDVKKYPFLHRPYAFKVCRIEPENNLDMVLAAFSQRPGHLLVLVGNWNNSDYGKKLREKYGKYPNIIMLDPIYNQRELDMLRGNCYVYVHGHSAGGTNPSLVEAMYLGLPIMAYGVSYNKATTEGKALYFNNAADLLKLIDAKKRNELNEVAIAMKEIANRRYTWKLVADKYAWLINHVLYNPAKKTLMPEIAWKLHTAQLLAHGMGHLQTSALFYEKR, from the coding sequence ATGAAAAAGAAAAATGTAGCCATTATAGGCACTGTGGGATTGCCGGCAAATTATGGTGGTTTTGAAACGCTTGCCGAGCATTTGGTGGAACAATTAAGCGCCACCTGTAACTTATCCGTTTACTGTTCCGGTAAAAAATATCCGAAAGAAAAAAGAACCGGCAGTTATAAAGGGGCCCGCCTTATTTACCTGCCCTGGGAGGCCAATGGTATTCAAAGTATAGTGTACGACAGCATTAGCATATTACATGCTTTATGGTATGCCGATGTGTTGTTGATACTGGGGGTAAGCGGTGGTTTTCTGCTGCCTTTTATAAAGCTGTTCAGCCGCAAGAAAATTATCATATCCATTGATGGCATTGAATGGAAAAGAAATAAGTGGAGCAAAGCAGCACGCCTTTACCTGTGGGCGGCAGAATGGATGGCAGTGAAATTTTCACATGCCGATATTTCTGATAACGAAGCGATACAGGATTATACCGCCATCCGGTACAAAACGCTCAGCAATATAGTAGAATATGGTGCTGATCACTGCCTGGCGGTAAAGCCGGAAAAAGAGGATGTAAAGAAATATCCTTTCTTGCACCGCCCGTATGCTTTTAAAGTGTGCAGGATAGAGCCAGAGAATAACCTGGATATGGTGCTGGCTGCCTTTTCACAACGTCCGGGTCATTTGCTGGTGCTGGTAGGTAACTGGAACAACAGCGACTATGGCAAAAAGCTGAGAGAGAAATATGGGAAGTATCCGAATATCATAATGCTGGATCCCATATACAACCAGCGTGAGCTGGATATGTTAAGAGGAAATTGTTATGTGTATGTGCATGGGCATAGTGCGGGTGGCACCAACCCTTCGCTGGTAGAAGCCATGTACCTGGGCCTGCCCATTATGGCCTACGGCGTCTCTTATAACAAAGCTACTACAGAAGGAAAAGCACTTTATTTTAATAATGCGGCCGACCTGCTAAAGCTCATTGATGCTAAAAAAAGAAACGAATTAAACGAGGTGGCCATAGCTATGAAAGAGATAGCCAACAGGCGTTATACCTGGAAGCTGGTAGCGGATAAATATGCCTGGTTAATTAACCATGTGCTATATAACCCGGCTAAAAAAACCTTAATGCCGGAGATTGCCTGGAAGCTGCATACTGCTCAATTGCTGGCCCACGGGATGGGGCATTTGCAAACCTCTGCGCTCTTTTATGAAAAACGATAA
- a CDS encoding FIST signal transduction protein encodes MKTALYCSRPDGNGLIQVREGGDDAKVALVLCFAAKSRLQKEEWYPLLRNRFPIAEIVICSTAGEICHTSVMEEGVSVAALTFNNTPVEAHTVNVADYAGSFEAGRALMHSFNQQGLQNVLVLSDGELVNGTALVKGMNVESGSVLVTGGLAGDGNRFRSTLVGLNANPAPGVIAGIGFYGESIKVGHGSKGGWETFGLEKTVTRSSVNVLYEIEGKNALEMYKHYLGPEAAALPWAALLFPLSVTVPGTQESVVRTILSIDEAAGSMTFAGDIPEGARIRLMKANFDRLTNAASGAAQQSLMRKEVVPEFALLISCVGRKLVLQSRTEEEVEAVDEVFKHQAALAGFYSYGELSPLVAGGSCQLHNQTMTITTFHEVE; translated from the coding sequence ATGAAAACTGCACTCTATTGCTCCAGGCCTGATGGCAACGGACTTATCCAGGTAAGAGAAGGCGGGGATGACGCCAAAGTGGCGCTTGTTTTATGTTTTGCAGCCAAATCGCGTTTACAGAAAGAAGAATGGTACCCGCTGTTGCGCAACAGGTTTCCTATAGCAGAAATAGTTATTTGTTCTACGGCGGGCGAAATATGCCATACCAGTGTAATGGAGGAAGGCGTATCTGTGGCTGCCCTTACATTTAACAACACGCCCGTGGAGGCACATACGGTAAATGTGGCTGATTACGCGGGCAGCTTTGAAGCGGGCAGGGCTTTGATGCATAGTTTTAACCAGCAGGGTTTGCAAAATGTGCTGGTGCTTTCGGATGGCGAACTGGTAAATGGCACTGCACTGGTAAAGGGTATGAATGTGGAAAGTGGTTCGGTGCTGGTAACAGGCGGACTGGCAGGCGATGGGAATCGCTTTCGCAGTACGCTGGTGGGGCTAAATGCCAACCCCGCGCCCGGAGTGATTGCCGGTATTGGATTTTATGGAGAGAGTATAAAAGTAGGGCATGGCTCAAAAGGAGGCTGGGAAACATTTGGCCTGGAAAAAACAGTGACCCGTTCCTCTGTGAACGTACTGTACGAAATAGAAGGGAAGAACGCATTGGAAATGTATAAGCATTACCTGGGCCCCGAGGCCGCAGCGCTGCCCTGGGCAGCTTTGTTGTTTCCCTTGTCAGTGACTGTTCCGGGCACGCAGGAATCGGTGGTGCGTACCATTCTTTCTATTGATGAAGCGGCAGGCAGTATGACGTTTGCCGGGGATATACCCGAAGGCGCCCGTATCCGCTTAATGAAGGCAAATTTTGACAGGCTTACCAACGCCGCCTCTGGTGCTGCGCAGCAATCACTGATGCGAAAAGAAGTGGTGCCGGAATTTGCATTACTGATCAGTTGTGTGGGTCGCAAGCTGGTGTTGCAATCCCGTACCGAAGAAGAAGTAGAGGCTGTAGATGAAGTGTTCAAACACCAGGCAGCGCTGGCGGGATTTTATTCTTATGGCGAGCTGTCGCCACTGGTGGCTGGCGGTTCCTGCCAGTTGCACAATCAAACCATGACTATAACTACCTTCCATGAAGTGGAATAA
- a CDS encoding glycosyltransferase family 4 protein: MKPELIQVLLAAGCSLIAALILFPLFIKISAPLGLVDKPDYRKIHRKPVPAVGGLVIASVLVVAALCSSALRSFMMSQAAMVTSMFVLAVTGMVDDRCNLPAMLRLLIQVGCAVAMAATGIRLESLHGLLGIQQLPPVASWLMTIFIITGVTNAFNLIDGIDGLAGSLSLANMVLLSVMSLVMHRLNWLLLLLPLIAALLVFLQYNWRPAKVFMGDSGSLLFGFFIATMGVHFIKEAQSVNIATCKLFTVVVTGYCMIPVMDALRVFYGRIKNGVSPFQADRTHLHHLLLKHHLLHSRATTKLLFMHLGMVLLSALASRFISVQWIIVAQAIWVLFFVWVVNTMSCFQRWYRFIKKRELAVG, encoded by the coding sequence ATGAAACCCGAATTGATACAAGTGCTGTTAGCTGCCGGCTGTAGTTTAATAGCAGCGTTGATATTGTTTCCTTTATTCATTAAAATAAGTGCCCCGCTGGGGTTGGTAGATAAACCCGATTACCGGAAAATTCACCGGAAACCGGTGCCTGCTGTAGGAGGATTGGTAATAGCAAGCGTTCTGGTAGTAGCGGCTTTGTGTAGCAGTGCGCTGCGTAGTTTTATGATGAGCCAGGCAGCGATGGTGACTTCCATGTTTGTGTTAGCTGTTACAGGTATGGTAGATGACCGCTGCAACCTTCCGGCAATGCTGCGCCTGCTGATACAGGTGGGATGCGCTGTTGCCATGGCGGCTACAGGCATACGGCTGGAATCGTTACATGGTTTACTGGGCATACAACAGTTGCCGCCGGTGGCATCCTGGCTAATGACCATATTCATTATTACAGGTGTAACCAATGCGTTTAATCTTATTGATGGTATTGATGGCCTGGCAGGCAGCTTATCACTGGCCAACATGGTGTTGCTAAGTGTAATGAGCCTGGTAATGCACCGTTTAAACTGGTTGCTGTTATTACTGCCCCTGATAGCCGCTTTGCTTGTTTTTTTACAATACAACTGGCGGCCCGCAAAAGTGTTTATGGGCGATAGCGGTTCGCTGCTGTTTGGCTTTTTTATCGCTACTATGGGAGTGCATTTTATTAAAGAAGCGCAGTCGGTGAATATAGCCACCTGTAAGCTGTTTACGGTAGTGGTTACAGGGTATTGCATGATACCGGTGATGGATGCCCTGCGCGTTTTTTACGGAAGAATAAAAAATGGGGTTTCGCCTTTCCAGGCCGATAGAACGCATTTGCATCACTTGTTACTAAAACATCACCTGCTGCATTCCAGGGCAACCACTAAATTATTGTTCATGCATTTAGGGATGGTGTTATTATCGGCGCTGGCTTCCCGCTTCATCAGTGTGCAATGGATTATTGTAGCGCAGGCAATATGGGTATTGTTTTTTGTATGGGTAGTGAATACCATGTCGTGTTTTCAACGTTGGTATCGCTTTATTAAAAAAAGGGAGTTGGCTGTTGGATAA